TAGTCAATGCCTAAGACTCCCATTTTTAGAAGCGGATTGGTTCTTATAACGGCTTTACTGGATGCGCTTAATCGTTGGTTCCAAATTGTAGCTTTCCATGCGGTTAATCTTGCGACATGAGGGGAATTAGAGAGAGTTAAATCCCAAGTAGGATTTTGTTCCCAGTTGCGAAATTCTTGGACGCCTTGGATGGAGGGGTCGTTCAAAGAAAGAATTATGTTGAGGTCGCTTAATAAACCCGAGAGATCTGTAATAAGACGGATGTAATCAGGCGAAATCCCATACTGATTGATTAGGCTTGTTATTGTTTCAGTCAGTTTGTTTGCTAGTTTTAGAGCGTCACTGTTTAGCTTAGCTCCTCCAGTATTCTTAGGATTAGGATCTAATTTCCGAATTAAGGCTGGGATGCTTTCTGTGTCCGAGAGGCTAATCCCACGTAAAAAATCTCTTGTTTCTGTTATTAGTTCTTGAGCTTTTTCTTTAGGGGTTTTTTCAGCTGGAGCTGAGGGTGGGGCTTTTTGTGCCATTTTTTAATATTTAATAAGGTTGCTAAAATAGCATTCTTATGCGAAAAAGCAAGGTTTTTTTGTGGGAATGTTTGGTGTGATTTAATTTTAGGTCGAGCGGGAAAATAGTTTGCGTTTGTTTTAAATTTGGTATATAATTTATATATAAATTTGTTAATAAATTTATTACTTATGCTCAGCCAACAAGTGGTCTCGATTACGGATTTGCGCAAGAAAACCAAAGAGTGTTTTGAGAATTTGGAGCAAACTCCCAAGTTTATTTTTATCAATAATAAAATTGTGGCCGTGCTTTTGGCTGTGAATGAATACGAGTCGTTGATTCGGCCGGATTTGATGGAGTTGCCAATCGCTCAAGTGATCCCGGCGATGAAGAAAAGGGCTCAAAAGGCCAAAAAATTGTCTCGAAACGATTTGATTGACCTCTAATTCATGCCTAAGATTCATCATATTTTTGAGAAAAAATCGGTGTATCCTTATCTTTTGAAGCGAGGGCTTTTAGAGCAATATAAAAAAGCGAAACGGTATTTACTTGAAGGGCGTTTATTGAGCGTTCGATTTAAGGAAAGAAATCCCAAGGGGAGTGGGATTTGGTATTTTCGAATTAATAAACAGTTTCGGGCGCTGGCGGTTTTTAATAAAGAGGGGGATTTGATTGTGTTCGAGGTGGATAACCATTCATGAAAATACGGGGGAGCGCACTTCGCTACGCTTCGTGCGTGCCGTCTCCTACTTTTACTCGTGCCGGGCGGATGGTTTGGCCTTTAAAGGTGTAGCCTTTTTCAAAGCATTCGAGGATTGCGTCTTTTTGGCCCGGGCCTTGCGTCACGACTTCGTGGAAATTGGGATTGAACGGGGAGCCGATGAGAGTTGGGATTTCCTCGAGGCCGAGATTATTTAAGGTGGAGATCAATTGTTTTTCGATGGCGTACAAGCCTTTGACCCATTCGTTGGTTTGGACGTCTTCGGGGATGTGTTGGAAGGCGCGTTGAAGGTTGTCGATTACTGGGAAAATGCCTTGTAAAAAGTGGGTGTTGGCAAACAAAATCAGGCTTCCGCGTTCTTCTTCGTTACGGCGTTTGAAGTTTTGCAAATCCGCGGTGGCGCGCTTGGCGATTTCCGTCATCTCGTTGACCCTTTGTTGGGCGTTGGCCAGGGCGAGTTGAAGG
The Candidatus Gracilibacteria bacterium genome window above contains:
- a CDS encoding nucleotide exchange factor GrpE, with product MTKPKSDSSAAAQNTTPASQNPTAPITDQNASSTASTQQAPLPPQDLESLQLALANAQQRVNEMTEIAKRATADLQNFKRRNEEERGSLILFANTHFLQGIFPVIDNLQRAFQHIPEDVQTNEWVKGLYAIEKQLISTLNNLGLEEIPTLIGSPFNPNFHEVVTQGPGQKDAILECFEKGYTFKGQTIRPARVKVGDGTHEA